Below is a window of Leptospira saintgironsiae DNA.
TTTCGGTGGAGTGAGCCTCGAGACCGCAAAGATGAAGATCAAAAAAGACAAACAGGAACTTAGACTACATTTGGAAAGATACGCTTCCAAATTCGGAAGTTATCCTAGCGAAGAGCAAGGTTTAGACGCATTAGTTGAAAGACCAACTAACGGAGAAATCCCTGAAACCTGGATCCCAATGGTAAGCAGTAAAGATTCTATAAAAGATCCATGGAAAAACCCATACAAACTCAGATTTGATGGAGCTGGTGAGATCCAGATCATTACTTTTGGTCAGGATAAGGCAGAAGGAGGAGAAGGTTTAAACTCGGACTTCGATATCACTAAAGAAGAACAATATCCTGCTCAATTCTCTTCTGCATCCGGCGCTAAAAAATAAATCAAATGAGCCCGAGAGCGAAAGGCCGGATCCGTTCCGGCTTCACATTGATCGAATTGGGAGTCGCAGTATTCCTGATTGGTGTGATGTTCGCTCTTGTGCTTCCTTCCTTAGTTAATTTACTCACACCAGGTGCTCAAGAAGAAGCAATGTTACTGCATGACGTTGTGAACTTCTGCTTTCGTAGGGCTAAGATCAACCAAAGAACAGTATATCTTCAGTTGAATGTTGATACTGAAACTTATACAATCTTAGATATGGAAAGAGATGAGACTGGCCTGAAAGAAGTTCCAGTGTTCAAAGACAGAGAACTTCCAAGCTCTTCTGCAATCGTAGATGTGATGGATGGAAGAGGTTATAGATATAATACAGGAAAGATCCGAATTCCATTTTCTCCGATGGCAGTAGCCGAAGATTTCTACATTCATTTAGGTCCGGATCCAGAGATCACAAGAACACTTATCATCAAACGTTATGGCGGAAAATCTGAAATAGAAGATGGAGAAGTTGTAGTTTCCAAAGAACAATTGGAAGAGTACAAACGTAGCGAGCAATATGGCACGAGTAAGTTTTAAGAGAAAAAACCCTCTTAAGAAGAGACAAGGTTTTACTATTTTAGAAATGACCTTGGCGTTTGCACTCGCCGCAGGTTGGCTTCTCTATGTACTTATGGTAGTCTCAGAAGGGATACGGCTTAAAAAAGTTGCAGCACTCCAGATAGAAGCAACTCACCTTGCAAAAATTAAAATGGCACAGATAGATTCTGCCACCATTCTTCAAGCGGATACGAGTTCAGGAGAAATACCAGGTTACAAAGACTGGAAATTCACTACGATCATCAAAGAAGAAAATTTAGATCTTCTAAAAATGGCAGGAAAAGACAGCGGCAAAAAACCTGAAGATCTACTCGGTGGAACTAACTCCAGCATGAACCAGCTCATCGCAAAAAGAACAGGTAATAACCAAGGTTCTGCTACCGGTGGACTTATTGCAGTATTTCATATTTATGTAACGATAGAATATCCTACAGGTGGAAGAGATAACCAAGGAATTCCAGTAAAAGAACAATACACGATCGAGACTTATAAGGCGAGGATGAATTGATATGGAACCTTCTTCTATACATTCAAAATCTCTTAAGTTACTTCAAAAAAGAAGAAGATCTGGATTTACACTGATCGAATTGACCATTGTAGCAGCATTACTTGGAGTTTTACTCGGAATGGTATTCGGAACTTATGCTACAATCTTAAAAGTCACTCGTCCAACTTCGAGTGCAGATGGTGTTGATAGGGAAAAAGCAATTTCTGTTATCGAAAATATTAGAAGCACATTGACAATGGCATTCTATTTCCAGACAGAAAAAAATCTGGTCTTTGTAAGCAGAAAGGGACGCAAAGCAGAAGATGGACCAAGACATCCAGGTGAAAGCACCAAAGATCATTTTATAGTATTCGCGGCAGTTCATCCTAATTCAGAAGAAGTTGCACTTCCTGAAGTAAGAGAAGTAGAATATTATCTAAAACAAAAAGACGGCACGGATTATTATAAATTAATGAGAAGAGAAGATGAGATAGTAGATCGTTATCCATTCGTAGGCGGACAAGAATACGAATTGTTAGATAATGTAAAATCTCTCTCCTTTAAATTTTCTAAAACAGGAAAAGAATGGGAAGAAGAATGGGATTCTTTCCAAAGAAAAAGTATCCCACGTCTGATCCGAATAGAGATCATCGCTAATATGGGAAATAAGGAAAGACGTTTCGAAACTCTTGCCTTCCCAGGGATGCTTCTGAAATGAATTCGGGTCTTGGCCTAAAAGGCAGAAGATTTTCCAGAAGAAGAGGAGCAATTGTAATGCTCCTAGTCGGAGGCATTGGTGTAGCTGCATTAACCACTACCTTAGATTTTGCAGAAAGGTCCATGGCAGAATATAAAATTTCACAAGGAGAAATGTCTGGATTCAAAGCTTCTCTTTTAGCAAAAGCTGGATTCCAAGGAGCCTTGGCAGCACTCAGAAAAATCCCGGAAGAACAATTATACCAATCTGGAATAGGACTGAATCCACCTCCAGTTCCAATGGGAGGAGGCTGGATCTATTATAAGATCCAGGGAGAAGATGGAAAAATTAACTTAAATTCTATCTTCAATGCAGACACAAAAGAATTAAATTTAAGAAACCAAGAAATGGCCCAGAGACTTCTGGAACGTTTGGGAATGAAGAGGGATCTTTTCAACCCAGTGATCGACTGGTTGGATGATGATAGCCAGGGGAATTTTGAAATTTCATATTATGAAAAACTGACCCCTCCACGAAAGATCAAAAACGCATACATGTATTCTCTTTCCGAGCTTACTTCTGTGAAAGGTTTCGATCCTAAAATTGTATATGGCTCCCAAAAACCTCCCGACTATGAACAAAAGTATTCCAAGGATTTTATGTCCGACGAGGAAAAAAGTCTGATCGGGGAGTCGGATTTCGTTTTGGCAAATAATCTGACCGCATTTGTTCCTTTCCAAAGAAACTACGATGATAGAATCAACTTGAACGCCGCACCGTACTTCGTTTTAATGTCTCTATCCGATTTTATGAACCGCCAATCTGTTCTTCAGATCATGAAAATGAAGATCAAAAAGGGCGGCTACCTGAAGGAAATTAAGGATCTGGAAACTATCCCAGAATTCCAGGTACCTTCCGTTGGCGGACTTTCCCTCTACAAAGAATTAGCAGGAGAAGGAACCGATGTGTCCGGTGGAAGGATCAAAACAAAGGGCGAAATATTTCGGATCAGCGCGGTCGGGGAAGTAGAAAGAAACTATAATAGTAAAAAAAGTTCCGATGTTATGAAAGGACCTAAAATTGTACGTAGGATCACCGGAATTTTCGACCTGACCAATAACCTGATGCTATATTATAGAGAAGATTAATGTTCTTATACGAAAAGTTTTTAACCGTAGATTACGGTACAAATTCTGTAAAAGGTGTTCTGTTCCAAAGAGTAGCTGGGAACCTGACTCTTCTTAGAGCAGAGACCATGCCCATCTCCCGAATGGAAGAAAAGGAGTACGAAACAAATGTACTTCGTTTTATAAACACCTATTTTGCAGAAGAACATGCAATCGTTCTTTCACTCTCTCTAGACAAACTTTTCGTGAGAGAGATCTCCATTCCATTAACTACCGAAAAAGCTGTAAGAGAAGTAATTCCTTTCGAAATAGAAAGTAGAGTCCCTTTTCCAATGGAAACTGTCGAAGTGCTTGGTTCTGTTTGGAGAATCGACCAAGACAAATCGGACGTAATCACTTATACCTCTCATCATTCCGAGTTTGATACGTTAGCTTCTCCATTTTTGGAATCCAGTCTTGTGTTTCGCGGGATTTTTGTGGATTCGGTATGTTTGGGTTCTATTATATCTAAACATTTACATAAAGAGATACAATTCGCAAACGTTGCTCAGTTAGATATCGGCGGCAAAAAATCCATCTTAAACGTGACTAAAGATGGAAAGATAGCACATACACGTTTTCTTTCTGTAGGCGGGGATATTCTTACAGAAGAAATTTCTAAAGCATTAAAGATACCTAAAGATAAAGCAGAAGCATTAAAGACAAGTATCCAATTTGAACCTTTCCATACTCCAGAAGATGGTTTGAATTTATTTGCAAAAGAATACAAACTCAAAATTGCAGATATCAAAAAGGCATTTGCAATTTCCCAGGAATTTTTCACATCCTTAAGCGAAGAAGTTCGCAGAAGTTTTCTATCATTAGAGGAAACAGAAAGACCGGAAGTAGTATATCTTTCAGGAGAAGGAAGTAAAGTCAGAGACTTAGAATCCTTTATAGGAGAAAACCTTGGGATCCAAGCCAGAAGATACGATTTCTTAAGTGCAGATCCTGATAGATTCGCTACCTGCTATGGGATGGCTTATCATCTAATCCAATCTAAAAAAGCTAAAATAGACTTTTTAGAAACTCCTTATGTAAAAAGGCTTAATAAAAACTTATTCGATATAAGTATATTTAAACCTCATATTATTTTAAGTTCAGTGTCTTTTGTACTTTTGATCGGAGTATTTTTCTTAGGGATTATTTCTGATAAAAGAAAACTCGCAGCTGCCAATAAGATCCTGGCTGAAAAAGTAAAATCAAGTACTGGATCCAGTGTACCTTCCAGCAGAGATCCTCTAGAATTTGCAAAAAGTCTGAGAGATGGCGCAGAAAGAAAAACTGAACTATATAGAAAATACCTTTCTAAACCAAGCGTGTTAGACGTATTACATGAAATTTCCTTAAAGTTCCCTGATCCAGGGATGCAACCTTTCTTATTCCAAAGTATCACTTATGATAACGGTTCTGTTTCCATCCAAGGTGCAGTAAACGAGATCTCAGAAATCGGAAAAGTACAGGATTCTTTGGCCCGTTCTCCAATGTTCAAAAACGTAAAATTAGATAGTAACCGTCCAAACTTCGGACTCAAAACATTTAAAGTTTCCTTTGTGATTAAAATGGAGGTGACCTCTAAAATCGAAGAAAACGATTAAGAGGGATCGTCTATGTGGCAAAAATTACAACCTAGGGAAAAACTTCTATTAGTCATCGCTGCGGGACTCATCCTATTTCTGTTAGTATTCTTGGTAGTCCGCAAAATTTACAGATTAAGGACTGATCTTTCTGAAACAGTAAACAATACTCCTGGACTTGTTGCACAGTTAGACAAAACAATCTCAGATTATTTATTTTTCAGATCTCTGGAAAATGTGAACACTGGAGAAAATGATCAAAGCGCATTTGCAGCAAAGTTGGAGAGAATTTTTTCAGATAACGGGGTAAAGGATAGAATTTCCACAATGCGACCTATCCCTGCAAAAGCGATCGACAAGGGAAAATACCAGGTAATCGTTTTCGAAGTAAATTTAAGAGGTGTTCCTCTTGAAAACGTTATGTCAGTATTATATGATATAGATAAGGGTAATAAGGTAAATGCAAGGGTGGAATATTTCCAGACTAACAAACCTTACCAAGATAAAAATACCTACGACGTGAACATGAAAATTGCGGCTTATAGTGTCGCTCCTGGAAAATAAGATGGCTCGCGCAAAAAAGATAGAAATAGAAGAAGAGGACGAACTAATCTCCAACGAGGAAGAAGAATTCCTTACGATGGAATTGGAGGAATTGCCTCTCGAAGAAGAGGAGGAAGATACTCCCAGATTTTCTCTCAAACAAAAACTTATACTGATCGGAAGTGGACTCAGTTCTTTTCTTCTTTTTTTGATCCTATTATTCCCTTACGAAAATATTGTCCGCCAGTTAATGAATTCCTCCTCAGGGCAGCCAAGCAGCGTATTTTTTAACGAGTTATCCGTTTCGGTTCTGCTCGGAAAAGTTTCTGTAAAATCCATGGAAATCATGGGTCAAACATTCAAGATCAGATCTAAAGATGCTCAGATCAAGGCTGGACTTTTTTCCTTATTAAGAAAAAAGGTAAACGGCGATTTCGAAATTGAAGAATTAGAACTAGACTACGACGGCCAAACTATAGGAAACATAGGGGAGTTAGAAGGTCATTTGCAGTTGGACTCATTAAGCGTCCCTGCCAGCAGATTCGGCGGAGCATTCTCTCTCAAAATGCCAGAAGGAAAATTCGGGTCTTTCCCGAATCTTCCTGAAATTCCTTTTATAGGAAAAATAGAAAACTTTTTCATAAATAAGATACTCATTACTTCCAGAATTGACCAAGGAATGGTAGAGTTCGAAGAATTTATAATAGATACATCCGTCGCAAGGTTGGATCTTCACGGAAATCTCAGACTTTCGGATTCACTTCCTAATTCTCAATTAAACCTAAGAGTTTGTTTTGAGTTAGAAAGGAATTTTGCCTCTGCTGCAGAAAACCAGATCATTGTAGGTGCATTGGATCTTTTAGAAAAAGGTGGAAGTGGGAAATGTATCCCAATCACTGGAACTTTCCAAAGACCTGAATTTAAGATCCCTGGCTTAAACGCTCCGGCAGCAGGGGGTTTACCAGGAACTCCAGCTCCTTAACTAGTTTAATTTCCAATGCTTCCTGCACTGGTACTTCTATTCTTCGGATCAATATTGGCGTTTTGGGTCAGTACGATATGTGGGGGAGGAGCCAGTTTAATATTAATTCCTATACTAACTAGTTTATTAACCCCTTCCATAGTTCCATTTGCTTTAACTCTCGGAACAGCTTCCAATTCGGCATCTAGAATTATAGTATTTAGAAAGAGTATCGATTGGAAAATTTTTTATTGGTTCGTTCCTTTTTCGATACCTGCGGTTCTATTAGGTGCATGGCTCATAAAGTTTTTAAACCCGATTTATCTACAGTTATCCGTTTCACTTTTCCTTTTAGCAAATCTCCCTGAAATTTTCCAATCAAAGGCGGACCATGAAACAAAGGAGAAACCGTATTCGAACGTAATCATAGCAATACTTGGATTTTTTTCCGGCCTCGTATCCGGGATCACCGGAGCAATCGGACTGATATTCAATAGGTTTTACTTAAATTATGGACTGAAAAAAGAGGAGATAGTCGCCACAAGAGCGGCAAACGAATTATTTCTTCATTTATTCAAACTTGCTGTTTATATAGCCTTAGGATTTTATTCCGAATCTGCAATCTATATCGGTGTTTCGATCGCGTTTGCTTCTATCATATCCTCATTTTCCATAAAATATATCTTACCTTATATAAGTGATCTTGCTTTTAAAAGAATAGGATATATATCCATGGTAATAGCCGGAATATTTCTTTTTTCCAATTCAATAAACAAGATCATCGATCAGGATCATATCTCCGTTTCCACTTCATGGGTAATCCGAGAACAAGAAACAAGGATCAAATGGAGAGAAAGTAATTTTGTTCTGGAATATTCATGGGAAGAAGGATTAGAAATTGAGAGACCAATTCTTCCACAAGAATTACCCGATAACTTGAAATTAAAATATGAGTCAATGACCAAGGAGTATGATAAAGTACTGGTCGAAAAAGTTTTCCGATTCAGAGAACCAATCAGTTATGAATTCTATTGTTATAAACAAGATAATATAACGAAATTTGAATTTTCCGAATAAGATAGATCATCGTAAATTTTACAGTAAACATATCGATTGAAGATATAAAAAAACCTCGAATGAATCATCATCCGAGGTTTTTCTTTTTATCCAGACTGGAACTCTTTAGATCAAGAGCATCCAGTGGTTGCCCCGCAGGACATACATTTCAGACAGGAACCGTTTCTTACCATCTCGAAAGATCCACATTCTGTGCAGGAATCTCCAGTATAACCTTTGATCCTTGCCATTTTGATCTCTTCCATCAGAGCAATTCCTGAGGTAGGCTTCTCTGTCCTCATCATCTGAGAGTAGGAAATTGTTTCCGGCTCGGAAGCAGGAGCAGTTTCCACTACTGCAGAAGCTACTGGTTGAACAGGTGCCTTAGATTGGATGGACTCAGAAGATTTTCTGGATCCGATCTCGTCTCCTCTTAGATCTTCAGGAGCTACTTGGCCAAGGTCATATCTTCCCAGATAAGTGATCGCAAGTTCTCTGAAGATGAAATCGATTACGGAAGTACTCATTTTGATATGTTTATTTCCGGTAACGATACCATTTGGCTCGAATTTGAAGAATGTGAATGCATCCACAAACTCTTCTAATGGAACTCCATGTTGTAGACCTAAAGATACGGAAATCGCGAATGCGTTCATCAAACTTCTGAACGCTGCACCTTCTTTGTGCATATCCACGAAGATCTCTCCGAGTTGCCCATCTTCATATTCACCAGTTCTTAAATAAACTTTGTGACCGCCAACAACTGCTTTTTGAGTATATCCGGCTCTTCTGTTAGGAAGTTTACGTCTATGAGAGATATATTTATAAACGATCTTTTCTGCAAATTGAGAAGGATCTTTAGCAACCGCAGCTTCTGCGATCTCTTCTTGTTCTTCTAACTCGATTCCATTTAGAAGTTCTAATACAGAGTTCAAAGGCTGAGAAAGTTTAGATCCGTCACGGTAAAGTGCATTCGCTTTTACCATCATCTTCCAAGAGATATAGTATGCGTTTTTGATATCTTCAATAGTTGCATCTTCTGGAAGGTTGATCGTCTTAGAGATCGCACCGCTGATGAAAGGCTGAGCTGCAGCCATAGTGCGGATATGAGACTCATAAGAAAGATAACGTTTTCCGTATTTACCACATTTGTTCGCACAATCGAATACAGGGTAATCTTTCTCTTTTAAGTAAGGAGCGTTCTCGATGGTCATTGTTCCACAAACATAATCATTTGCTTTATTGATCTCATCTTTAGAGAAACCTAAATGTTCGAGCAAATTGAATGTGAAAGAATCATAAGTTTCTTTTGCGATCCCTAAGTTCTTTTGTAAGAAATTCTCACCTAAGTTAAACTTATTGAATGCAAAATTAATATCAAACGCGTAAGGAAGAGAAGCTTCTACTTTTTCCAAAATTTCGTTCGTGAAACCTTTTTCTTTCAAGCTTTGTGTATTGATTACAGGAGCTCCGTTTAAGGTAGCATGTCCTTTACAATAATTCACGATAGATTCGATCTCAGAAGGAGAGTATCCAAGTTTACGAAGAGCCAAAGGAACGGATTGGTTGATAATTTTGAAATAACCACCGCCCGCTAATTTTTTGAATTTCACCAAAGCGAAATCAGGCTCGATACCAGTAGTATCACAATCCATTACAAGACCGATAGTTCCTGTTGGTGCGATTACTGTAACTTGTGCGTTTCTGTATCCATGAGCTTCTCCTAAAGAAACTGCATTATCAGAATCTTCTTGAGCTGCTTTCAAAAGGTAAGAAGGGCAGTATGCAGGATCAATTCCTACAGGAGTGATAGTTAAACCTTCGTAATCTTCAGAAGGAACATTATATGCCGCTCTTTTGTGGTTTCTTAGAACTCTAAGCATATGCTTTTTGTTCTTCTCATAACCAGGGAATGGTCCGAGTTCTTTTGCCATTTCCGCAGAAGTAGCATAAGCGGTCATATGCATGATAGAAGTGATGGCACCAGTGATCGCCATTGCTTCCTTAGAATCATAAGGAATTCCCATGATCATCAATGCGGAACCAAGGTTTGCGTATCCGAGTCCAAGAGTTCTGAACTTATAAGAAAGTTCTGCAATCTCTCTGGAAGGGAACTGAGCCATGGTCACGGAAATCTCAAGAATGATTGTCCAAAGACGGCAAAGATAACGGAAACTTTCTACATCGAAAACAAGAGTTTCAGGATCTACAAATTTCTGTAAGTTCGCAGAAGCCAAGTTACATGCAGTATTGTCCAAGAACATATACTCTGAACATGGGTTGGAAGCATTAATGTTTCCATCTTCAGGACAAGTATGCCATTCGTTGATGGTAGTATGATACTGTGTTCCAGGGTCAGCAGAAGACCAAGCTGCAAAAGAAATTCTATCCCAAAGATCTCTTGCTCTGATGGTTTTTGCAGGTTTAGCAGCTCTTTTTTCTTTGAGAGCTTTTTCCTTTTCAGTTCTGTTATATAAATGCCAAGGAAGATCTTGTTCTACAGCATTCATGAACTCATTCGGAAGACGAACTGAGTTATTACTATTCTGTCCAGAAACAGTATTATATGCTTCTGATTGCCAATCTGTGGTTAACTCTTCGAAAATGAGTTCTTTATAACCTTGTCTAGCAAGATCGATCACTCTCTTGATATAATTATCAGGAATTAAAACTTTCTTAGCTTCTACGATAGTTTTTTTAAGAGCGGAGTTCTTTTTAGGTTCGAAACGATCCTCTCCCTCCATCTCGTAACAAGCTTTCATGATCGCATTTAGATGTCTGTTGTTCAGAATGGAGCCGGTTACTAGAGAAGCTACTTTCTTCTCTTCTTCTACTTTCCAATCTACGAAACGATCGATATCCGGATGATCTACATCCAAACATACCATTTTAGCAGCACGACGAGTGGTTCCACCAGACTTGATCGCACCAGCAGCACGGTCTCCGATCTTTAAGAAACTCATTAAACCGGAACTTTTTCCTCCGCCAGAAAGGGATTCGTTTTCCGCTCTCAGGTTAGAGAAGTTGGTTCCTGTTCCGGAACCGTATTTGAATAGGCGAGCCTCACGGACCCAAAGATCCATGATACCACCTTCATTCACTAAATCATCATCTACACTTTGAATAAAACATGCATGAGGTTGTGGATGCTCGTATGCGGAAGCAGATTTTACCAATTTTGCACTGGTAGGATCCACATAGAAATGTCCTTGGGATTTACCGTCGATCCCATACGCCCAATGTAATCCAGTATTGAACCACTGAGGGGAGTTAGGAGCGGACATTTGAGAAGCCAGCATGAAAGATACTTCTTCGTAGAAAGTTTTAGCACTTTCTTCGTCTGAAAAATAACCGTATTTATATCCCCAATAGGTCCAACAGCCCGCTAAACGATGGAAAACTTCCTGTGCGGAAGCCTCTCCACCGAAACGATCTTCTGCTTTTAAAGAAGAAAGTTTTTCAGTGTCTGGTTCAGAGCGCTGTAACCATTCTGGAATGCCTTTTTCATCTACTTTTTTTAAGTATTTTGGCACTCCTTTGCGTCTGAAATACTTCTGGGCAAGAATATCTACTGCAACCTGAGACCATTGGTTCGGAACAAGAATGTCCTTAGCTTCGAAGACGACGGATCCGTCAGGGTTAGAGATCTTAGAATTCCTCTTAACCCAGTTTAAGTCCTTTGAAAATCCCTTCTCAGGTGAAGTGAAATGTTTATTTAGCTTCATAGCATTCTCCTTATGAAACTCCGGCAAAATATAGTGCGTTTTTGGATTATGTCACGCTACTATAGCTTTCAAATTTTCCCATAGTACTTTTTCCAAAAGCTGTTCGGTTTTCGCCGGAAAATTGTATGTAGATCTGATCAGAAAATACCTATGTCTCGAAGATTTTTCATTGCCAGCCTGCCTCATTTCTAAAAACTGGATTCTGCTACCAGACACTCCCCTTTAGCTCAGTCGGTAGAGCAAGTGACTGTTAATCACTGGGTCGCAGGTTCGAGCCCTGCAGGGGGAGCCAATCTTTTCCTTTCTTCCAATCTTACCAAATTTCAGTATATTTGCGATCTTCTTAATAGACCCTGTAGACCTACATTTGTTTAGTCTTTTTGTTATAATTTCTGTTATTTTATCCAAAATTTTAATATGAAAACCTCGAAAAATAACTGGATTATGAAGGTTAGGGCGACTCTTCGCTAACGCTCAGACCGCGCTTCTACGGGTTCGCGCTTTGCGCTCATCCGGGCAAGCCCGGACTTAAAAGCCCTTCGAATCGCTGTCGCGGGCTTTTATTTCGAAATCCCTTAGGATTCCACAGGAAAAACCCAGATATTTCCCTAAAAAACACCCTTTAGGGCGCTCCATTTCGCATAACAAATGCATTGTTAATCGAAATCAACCCGCTCTGCCGAAACCTCTTTATATAACAATCGATCGAATATAAAAACTTCCCTTATATAAGGGGTTAATAAGAATTTTTCCATTCATCATACCTAGATACACTTTCATCCCAAACTCATTGCACATATGTACAAATACTTATATCTTCCTAAGTATGTCGCGAAAAATAGCATTGGCTGTCGTATCCATTCTTATCTTAAGCTTATTTGTTCTTTTGGTGATCCCTTCTTCTTCGAAGGACACTGAGGCTGCCCATTCTCATTCACCAAAAAGCGGTTTTTCCGAAAGATTCTCTTCTTTATCTAATTTTCTAGGCCTTAACTCCTCTTCTTCCAATGATGAAGAAGGACTTATACCTGCTTCTCTCTTAAGAAATGAAACTCCTGATAATCTATACTGGGTA
It encodes the following:
- a CDS encoding vitamin B12-dependent ribonucleotide reductase codes for the protein MKLNKHFTSPEKGFSKDLNWVKRNSKISNPDGSVVFEAKDILVPNQWSQVAVDILAQKYFRRKGVPKYLKKVDEKGIPEWLQRSEPDTEKLSSLKAEDRFGGEASAQEVFHRLAGCWTYWGYKYGYFSDEESAKTFYEEVSFMLASQMSAPNSPQWFNTGLHWAYGIDGKSQGHFYVDPTSAKLVKSASAYEHPQPHACFIQSVDDDLVNEGGIMDLWVREARLFKYGSGTGTNFSNLRAENESLSGGGKSSGLMSFLKIGDRAAGAIKSGGTTRRAAKMVCLDVDHPDIDRFVDWKVEEEKKVASLVTGSILNNRHLNAIMKACYEMEGEDRFEPKKNSALKKTIVEAKKVLIPDNYIKRVIDLARQGYKELIFEELTTDWQSEAYNTVSGQNSNNSVRLPNEFMNAVEQDLPWHLYNRTEKEKALKEKRAAKPAKTIRARDLWDRISFAAWSSADPGTQYHTTINEWHTCPEDGNINASNPCSEYMFLDNTACNLASANLQKFVDPETLVFDVESFRYLCRLWTIILEISVTMAQFPSREIAELSYKFRTLGLGYANLGSALMIMGIPYDSKEAMAITGAITSIMHMTAYATSAEMAKELGPFPGYEKNKKHMLRVLRNHKRAAYNVPSEDYEGLTITPVGIDPAYCPSYLLKAAQEDSDNAVSLGEAHGYRNAQVTVIAPTGTIGLVMDCDTTGIEPDFALVKFKKLAGGGYFKIINQSVPLALRKLGYSPSEIESIVNYCKGHATLNGAPVINTQSLKEKGFTNEILEKVEASLPYAFDINFAFNKFNLGENFLQKNLGIAKETYDSFTFNLLEHLGFSKDEINKANDYVCGTMTIENAPYLKEKDYPVFDCANKCGKYGKRYLSYESHIRTMAAAQPFISGAISKTINLPEDATIEDIKNAYYISWKMMVKANALYRDGSKLSQPLNSVLELLNGIELEEQEEIAEAAVAKDPSQFAEKIVYKYISHRRKLPNRRAGYTQKAVVGGHKVYLRTGEYEDGQLGEIFVDMHKEGAAFRSLMNAFAISVSLGLQHGVPLEEFVDAFTFFKFEPNGIVTGNKHIKMSTSVIDFIFRELAITYLGRYDLGQVAPEDLRGDEIGSRKSSESIQSKAPVQPVASAVVETAPASEPETISYSQMMRTEKPTSGIALMEEIKMARIKGYTGDSCTECGSFEMVRNGSCLKCMSCGATTGCS